ACTTACACCTTCGGTATTGTCACTCTCTGCATACTGCATATCAACAGGTGTTCCAATCTCATTTTCATCAAGAATTACATCTTTTAGCTTTGGTAAATCCTTTGCAGATTTCAACCCAAAATGATCCATGAACGTACGGCTAATGCCATAAAGAATTGGCTTTCCAGGACCATCACCTTTTCCTTGTATGGTAATTAAGTCTTTCTCTAACAATTTCTGTATAGAATAATCACAGTTTACACCTCTGATGTTTTCAATCTCAGATTTTGAAACCGGCTGTTTGTATGCAACTATTGCAAGTGTTTCCAAAGCTGCTGTGGTGAGTCGTTTTTTAGAGTTTATCTGCATCAGGGTGTTTACTACTCCATAATACTCTTTCTTACTTAAAAAACGGAACCCTCCTGCAATTTCTACCAATTCAAAAGAATAATCATCTGCTGCGTATTTGTTGATTAATTCAGAAATATTCTGTCTGATATTTTCATTGGAAAGCTCCCATCCGAAACTTGCTTTTAATGCAGCAGCAATTTCATTAGCAGTTATACTTTGCTCTGAAGTGAAAATTAATGCTTCAATATGCTGTTTAAGATTCTCCATTTTTACTCTTGATTTTTATATGAACGGTTCTTGACCATTCAATAGAAAATGCAAAATTAGTATTTCCTTTCAACAGGCCTACTTTCGGCCAAGTTTAAATTTGTTTTTCCTGTAATCCACCTCTTCGCCTATTAAAAACCCTATAGGTTTTAACCCTTCAACATGGTCACAAACCACCTTTAACATCCCTGTAAGAGGTAAGCATAAAACCATTCCTGCCAACCCCCAAACCGAGGCACTGATGATCAGGGCTATTGTTGCTGTGAGTGGATTTATACTGACACTACTGCCTACAACATAAGGAGTAATAAAATTATTGTCAATAAACTGCACCGTAACACAAACTCCGGCAGCTCCTATGGCATAGCCAATTTCATCTTTGGTGAGTAATGCCATAAGTACAGGCAAAATACTTCCAATCAATACCCCAATATATGGAATAATGTTGAGAACAGATGCCAACACCCCAAACAAAATTGCATGTTCAATACCCAATAACAAAAACCCGGTTGAATTTAGAACAGACAAAATCAGCACATCTAAAAAAATTCCTTTCAGATAATTCTGAGAAACTACTGCTACTTTTTTTACAATTTCAAAATATGAATTGTGATTACCATTAGAAACTATTGCTTCAATAAACTGCTTAAATTTCTTTTTATAAAGTGTCAGGAAAAAAACATAAATCGTTACCAAAGCAAAGTTGGCAATAAAACTTCCTGTTGAAGAAAAAAGATTGAGCAGAAGCAATCCACTGTCAGTAATATTTTCCTGCAACTTTGATTTTACCAAAACATTTTGCTGCTCTTTTGTGATTCTGAAAGTTTCATTTACAAAGCGCTGCAAAAACTCTACCTTCTCAAGAAGTTTTGCCTGAAGCAATGGCAAATCTTCAGCAAATGAAATAATCTGAGAATAGAAGAAATACAAAAGGCCACCAACAATTACAAAAGCAAGGATGATACTGCATAGGATTGCAATTGCAGGTGGAAATTTCCATTTTATAAGCTTGTTTGACACCGGCATCAATAAAAAAGAAAACAACACAGCCACTGTAAATGGAATGAGAACATCTTGTGCAGCATGCAGGACATAAAAAATTAAAATCGCCAACAGGATTTTTATAGTTATTCTGATATAGTAAGGCGGTTGATTGATTTCCATTTTTTTTAGAATATGGTTTTAAAAGTAACTAATTCAATTATTATTTTTCAAATATGAAGCACATTTTTCTGCACAAAATTCTCCATCCATAGCTGCAGATACAATTCCACCGGCATATCCTGCACCCTCACCACAGGGGAAAAGACCCTGTACCTGTATATGCATTGCAGTATCTGCATCTCGCGGAATACGTATCGGAGATGAAGTCCGCGACTCTGTACCCACTAACACTGCTTCGTTTGTATAGTAGCCTTTCATTTTTTTACCGAATGTAACAAATGCTGTAGCAAGTGATGCTGTAACAGATTCAGGAAATATCTCAGTCAGATTTACAGAATTGATTCCCGGAATATAGGAGCATGAAGGTAAAGTGGAAGATACTTTTTGATTCACAAAATCAACCATGCGCTGTGCCGGTGCTGCCAGATTGCCACCACCACTGATAAATGCTTGCTGCTCTATCTTTTTCTGAAATTCTAAATAGCGCAACTCTTTTGCTTTTCTAAAAGGTTGAACATC
This portion of the Bacteroidia bacterium genome encodes:
- the scpB gene encoding SMC-Scp complex subunit ScpB, with translation MENLKQHIEALIFTSEQSITANEIAAALKASFGWELSNENIRQNISELINKYAADDYSFELVEIAGGFRFLSKKEYYGVVNTLMQINSKKRLTTAALETLAIVAYKQPVSKSEIENIRGVNCDYSIQKLLEKDLITIQGKGDGPGKPILYGISRTFMDHFGLKSAKDLPKLKDVILDENEIGTPVDMQYAESDNTEGVSITLGTQEDNREKSDDVAE
- a CDS encoding AI-2E family transporter, with product MEINQPPYYIRITIKILLAILIFYVLHAAQDVLIPFTVAVLFSFLLMPVSNKLIKWKFPPAIAILCSIILAFVIVGGLLYFFYSQIISFAEDLPLLQAKLLEKVEFLQRFVNETFRITKEQQNVLVKSKLQENITDSGLLLLNLFSSTGSFIANFALVTIYVFFLTLYKKKFKQFIEAIVSNGNHNSYFEIVKKVAVVSQNYLKGIFLDVLILSVLNSTGFLLLGIEHAILFGVLASVLNIIPYIGVLIGSILPVLMALLTKDEIGYAIGAAGVCVTVQFIDNNFITPYVVGSSVSINPLTATIALIISASVWGLAGMVLCLPLTGMLKVVCDHVEGLKPIGFLIGEEVDYRKNKFKLGRK